A stretch of Halocalculus aciditolerans DNA encodes these proteins:
- the argF gene encoding ornithine carbamoyltransferase, translating into MNVLDIDDLPVSTLEDVLADAPEIEAARENGRPRDDLDGLSLAMLFEKPSTRTRVSFEVGLTQLGGHAVFLGEDDIQLGNGEPVKDTARALSGYVDGVMARVNAHEDLEELAEYSSVPVVNGLSDDAHPVQTLADLLTIREHCGFDDTTVAWVGDGNNVGASFLVGAAMVGLDVVAATPDGYGFADGVTDRASNYDGTVTLVDDPTDAVADADVVYTDVWVSMGEEAEREAKLEAFYDGGFQLDADLLAHAPDDAAVMHCLPAHRGEEITDDVLESERSLVWRQAENRLHGQNALLVELLG; encoded by the coding sequence ATGAACGTGCTCGACATCGACGACCTCCCAGTATCGACGCTCGAAGACGTCCTCGCCGACGCCCCCGAGATCGAGGCGGCGCGCGAGAACGGCCGGCCCCGCGACGACCTCGACGGGCTGAGTCTCGCGATGCTCTTCGAGAAACCCTCGACGCGGACGCGCGTGAGCTTCGAAGTCGGGCTGACGCAGCTCGGCGGACACGCCGTCTTCCTCGGCGAGGACGACATCCAGCTCGGGAACGGCGAACCCGTGAAGGACACGGCGCGCGCGCTCTCCGGCTACGTCGACGGCGTCATGGCGCGCGTGAACGCCCACGAGGATTTAGAGGAGCTCGCCGAGTACTCGAGCGTTCCCGTCGTAAACGGGCTCTCCGACGACGCTCACCCCGTGCAGACGCTCGCCGACCTCCTCACCATCCGCGAGCACTGCGGGTTCGACGACACGACCGTCGCGTGGGTGGGCGACGGGAACAACGTCGGCGCGTCCTTCCTCGTCGGCGCGGCGATGGTCGGTCTCGACGTCGTCGCCGCCACCCCCGACGGGTACGGCTTCGCCGACGGCGTCACCGACCGCGCGAGCAACTACGACGGGACCGTGACGCTCGTCGACGACCCCACTGACGCGGTCGCCGACGCGGACGTCGTCTACACGGACGTCTGGGTGAGCATGGGCGAGGAGGCCGAGCGCGAGGCGAAGCTCGAAGCGTTCTACGACGGCGGTTTCCAACTCGACGCCGACCTCCTCGCGCACGCCCCCGACGACGCCGCCGTCATGCACTGCCTCCCCGCCCACCGCGGCGAGGAAATCACGGACGACGTCCTCGAATCGGAACGCTCGCTCGTCTGGCGGCAGGCCGAGAACCGCCTCCACGGGCAGAACGCGCTGCTCGTCGAGCTCCTGGGATAG